In one window of Pseudodesulfovibrio sp. S3 DNA:
- a CDS encoding 4Fe-4S dicluster domain-containing protein — MKRVYPDKEYCIGCHLCELACITAHSKSKDLILAYREERGKDGLSACKKVFEKGDTCVAISCRHCDEPSCVAACISGGLYKDPETGRTVYDRNKCVGCWSCLMACPYGAIKRHPIESKIVKCDLCEGREEGPACVAACPNAALKFEER; from the coding sequence ATGAAAAGAGTCTATCCGGATAAAGAATACTGTATCGGCTGCCATCTCTGCGAGTTGGCGTGCATCACTGCCCATTCCAAATCCAAGGATCTGATATTGGCCTACCGCGAAGAGCGGGGAAAGGACGGCCTGTCCGCCTGCAAGAAGGTCTTTGAAAAGGGTGATACCTGTGTCGCCATCAGTTGCCGTCATTGCGACGAGCCTTCCTGTGTGGCTGCCTGCATCTCCGGCGGATTGTACAAGGATCCCGAAACCGGCCGCACGGTCTATGACCGCAACAAGTGCGTGGGATGTTGGTCCTGCCTTATGGCCTGTCCATACGGGGCGATAAAACGGCATCCGATCGAGAGCAAAATCGTCAAGTGCGACCTGTGCGAAGGACGCGAAGAGGGACCGGCCTGCGTGGCTGCCTGTCCCAACGCTGCGTTGAAATTCGAGGAACGGTAG